The following coding sequences lie in one Syngnathus scovelli strain Florida chromosome 1, RoL_Ssco_1.2, whole genome shotgun sequence genomic window:
- the zgc:194930 gene encoding uncharacterized protein zgc:194930, translating into MGCRCCRMMKSYISDPSSAVDVRKTDSLYRTHNLPDGALRGRSQGAHHSEKEGFHNLAYSISSDSNLRLEVDNNHVNYRLHAVPPTSNQPHQRASAPPVEGGLYIIQPDALGPQWVIQDKHQSQVPVYPAFQAYDNQRVFGGLKPWDSPVTQCVNTNEDEVDEGVGGTPEYPCDTGDEESVFSVDIQTSTTSLWSADTRNERRSKAADVSTVESGIVVTKSEDEEEEGRNEAGSVTDSMVAEALAALEAATAGEDEE; encoded by the exons ATGGGGTGTCGATGCTGCCGGATGATGAAAAG TTACATCTCCGATCCATCGTCGGCGGTGGACGTGAGGAAGACAGACTCCCTCTACCGAACGCACAACCTCCCAGATGGGGCCCTCAGGGGCCGCTCACAAGGAGCCCACCACTCGGAGAAGGAGGGCTTCCACAACCTGGCCTACAGCATCTCCAGCGACAGCAACCTCAGACTGGAGGTGGACAACAACCACGTCAACTACAGGCTCCACGCCGTGCCGCCGACCAGCAACCAGCCGCACCAACGGGCCAGCGCTCCCCCAGTGGAGGGCGGACTCTATATCATCCAACCGGACGCTCTGGGGCCACAATGGGTGATCCAGGATAAACACCAAAGTCAGGTGCCGGTGTACCCCGCCTTTCAGGCCTACGACAACCAGAGGGTCTTTGGCGGGCTGAAACCTTGGGACAGCCCCGTCACCCAGTGCGTGAACACCAACGAGGACGAGGTGGACGAAGGCGTCGGGGGGACACCAGAGTACCCCTGCGACACCGGGGACGAGGAGAGCGTCTTTTCGGTGGACATCCAGACCAGCACCACCAGCCTGTGGTCGGCCGACACCAGAAACGAGCGAAGATCCAAGGCGGCGGACGTGTCCACGGTTGAGAGCGGCATCGTTGTGACAAAGAGCGAGGACGAAGAGGAAGAGGGCCGAAACGAGGCGGGGAGCGTCACGGACTCTATGGTGGCAGAGGCGCTCGCCGCCCTGGAGGCCGCCACGGCCGGGGAGGATGAGGAATGA
- the LOC125984134 gene encoding RELT-like protein 1 isoform X1, whose amino-acid sequence MDDPVTVTASQSTISGKVNEANRGSHTDYTAFVLVPVFFLLGLLGVIICHVLKRKGYRCTTTEAPDEDEAEHTCEDEEKDPELGGEFNDTLSDNNDTVGQIVHFIMKNEANSDALKAMIHDNSIDSDGAPVTPTSPFTPSPPTTPISPGAPPAAAKHTCNHLHTIGGLGGHKNICTRCSQKKWPLMSKPAARKAEPRRSHGEVTVLSVGRFRVTKCEKPTRERRIMFTADSNGSVPSEDAVSNTRTVSESQEEEKVNLDKEK is encoded by the exons ATGGACGACCCAGTGACGGTCACTG CTAGTCAGAGCACAATTAGCGGAAAAGTTAACGAAGCCAACCGGGGGAGCCACACTGACTACACGGCCTTCGTGCTGGTGCCCGTTTTCTTCCTGCTGGGGCTGCTGGGGGTGATCATCTGCCACGTGCTGAAGAGGAAGGGCTACCGCTGCACCACCACAGAGGCGCCGGATGAGGATGAAGCGGAGCACACGTGTGAAGACGAGGAAAAAGATCCAGAACTGGGCGGAG AGTTCAACGACACCCTCAGTGACAACAATGACACGGTGGGACAGATCGTCCACTTCATCATGAAAAATGAAG CCAACTCGGATGCCCTCAAAGCCATGATTCATGACAACAGCATTGATTCTGATGG CGCACccgtcacccccacctcccccttCACGCCCTCGCCTCCCACGACCCCCATATCGCCCGGAGCGCCCCCTGCGGCCGCTAAGCACACCTGCAACCACCTGCACACGATTGGCGGCTTAGGCGGCCACAAGAATATCTGCACGCGCTGCAGCCAGAAAAAGTGGCCGCTCAtgagcaagccggcagcccgcaagGCGGAGCCACGCCGCAGCCACGGCGAAGTCACGGTGCTGTCCGTGGGCAG GTTCCGTGTGACAAAGTGTGAGAAACCTACCAGGGAACGGCGGATTATGTTCACAGCGGATTCCAACGGGAGCGTTCCATCCGAGGATGCTGTGTCAAATACCCGGACGGTGTCCGAGTCCCAAGAG GAGGAGAAAGTCAACTTGGACAAGGAGAAATGA
- the LOC125984134 gene encoding RELT-like protein 1 isoform X2, producing MDDPVTVTASQSTISGKVNEANRGSHTDYTAFVLVPVFFLLGLLGVIICHVLKRKGYRCTTTEAPDEDEAEHTCEDEEKDPELGGEFNDTLSDNNDTVGQIVHFIMKNEANSDALKAMIHDNSIDSDGAPVTPTSPFTPSPPTTPISPGAPPAAAKHTCNHLHTIGGLGGHKNICTRCSQKKWPLMSKPAARKAEPRRSHGEVTVLSVGRFRVTKCEKPTRERRIMFTADSNGSVPSEDAVSNTRTVSESQEKA from the exons ATGGACGACCCAGTGACGGTCACTG CTAGTCAGAGCACAATTAGCGGAAAAGTTAACGAAGCCAACCGGGGGAGCCACACTGACTACACGGCCTTCGTGCTGGTGCCCGTTTTCTTCCTGCTGGGGCTGCTGGGGGTGATCATCTGCCACGTGCTGAAGAGGAAGGGCTACCGCTGCACCACCACAGAGGCGCCGGATGAGGATGAAGCGGAGCACACGTGTGAAGACGAGGAAAAAGATCCAGAACTGGGCGGAG AGTTCAACGACACCCTCAGTGACAACAATGACACGGTGGGACAGATCGTCCACTTCATCATGAAAAATGAAG CCAACTCGGATGCCCTCAAAGCCATGATTCATGACAACAGCATTGATTCTGATGG CGCACccgtcacccccacctcccccttCACGCCCTCGCCTCCCACGACCCCCATATCGCCCGGAGCGCCCCCTGCGGCCGCTAAGCACACCTGCAACCACCTGCACACGATTGGCGGCTTAGGCGGCCACAAGAATATCTGCACGCGCTGCAGCCAGAAAAAGTGGCCGCTCAtgagcaagccggcagcccgcaagGCGGAGCCACGCCGCAGCCACGGCGAAGTCACGGTGCTGTCCGTGGGCAG GTTCCGTGTGACAAAGTGTGAGAAACCTACCAGGGAACGGCGGATTATGTTCACAGCGGATTCCAACGGGAGCGTTCCATCCGAGGATGCTGTGTCAAATACCCGGACGGTGTCCGAGTCCCAAGAG AAAGCCTGA